The Brevibacillus brevis genome contains a region encoding:
- the spoIIIAE gene encoding stage III sporulation protein AE, translating into MAHTCKLILFWFLLLVLFPVSVSAAVTPAVAPAAGPINQIVQQQVDHLQLDRVDQYWQQLQRDYKGYLPDLKSEGFIQILMQEGDFSISGVLQGIGKFIFHEILMNGKLLSSIIIITVFAMILETMQNAFERNAVSTVAYSITYLVLMVLAINSFHVAITYAKDAIANMSDFMLAMIPLVIALLASVGNLASATMFHPLIIFMINTSGMIISYVVFPLLFLSAMLSIVSLFSERYKVTQLATLLRNIAMGVLGSFLTIFLAIISIQGATSAVADGVTLRTAKYITGNFIPIVGRVFSDAADTVLNASLLVKNAVGLAGVLILIMLCAFPALKILVLALIYNLSSAVLQPLGNSPIISALGTIGKSLMFVFAALATVGLMFFLAITIIIAAGNISMMVR; encoded by the coding sequence ATGGCACACACTTGCAAGCTGATTCTGTTCTGGTTCCTGCTCCTTGTCTTGTTTCCGGTATCTGTGTCTGCTGCTGTGACACCCGCTGTTGCACCTGCAGCCGGACCGATCAATCAAATCGTGCAACAACAGGTCGATCACTTGCAGCTAGACCGAGTCGATCAGTATTGGCAACAGTTGCAGCGAGACTATAAAGGGTACTTGCCCGATTTGAAATCGGAAGGCTTTATCCAAATCCTCATGCAGGAAGGTGACTTCAGTATTTCAGGAGTCCTGCAAGGAATAGGAAAATTCATCTTTCATGAGATTTTGATGAATGGCAAGCTGCTCAGCTCCATCATTATCATTACGGTCTTTGCGATGATTCTCGAAACGATGCAGAACGCTTTTGAACGCAATGCGGTATCGACAGTGGCTTACTCGATTACTTATCTCGTCTTGATGGTACTTGCGATCAACAGCTTTCACGTCGCCATTACCTATGCCAAAGACGCAATCGCGAACATGTCTGATTTCATGCTGGCCATGATCCCGCTCGTTATCGCGCTGCTTGCTTCGGTAGGAAATCTGGCATCGGCCACAATGTTTCACCCGCTGATTATTTTCATGATCAACACCAGCGGCATGATAATCTCTTACGTCGTGTTCCCGCTTCTGTTTCTCTCAGCGATGCTCTCTATCGTCAGCCTGTTTTCAGAGAGGTACAAAGTCACTCAGTTAGCGACCTTGCTACGCAATATTGCAATGGGTGTCCTTGGGTCATTTCTGACGATCTTTCTCGCCATCATCTCCATACAAGGAGCGACTTCAGCCGTTGCGGACGGGGTCACTCTCCGAACAGCGAAATACATCACGGGCAATTTCATCCCGATAGTTGGTCGTGTGTTCTCCGATGCGGCAGATACCGTACTCAATGCCTCGCTACTGGTCAAAAATGCCGTTGGCTTGGCGGGAGTTTTGATCCTGATCATGCTATGCGCGTTTCCGGCTTTGAAGATACTGGTACTGGCACTCATCTATAATCTGTCATCTGCCGTACTCCAACCGCTTGGAAACAGCCCAATCATCAGTGCGTTAGGTACGATTGGGAAAAGTCTTATGTTCGTCTTCGCTGCCTTGGCGACGGTTGGCTTGATGTTCTTTCTGGCGATTACGATCATTATTGCAGCGGGCAACATCTCCATGATGGTTCGGTAG
- the spoIIIAD gene encoding stage III sporulation protein AD, with product MEIVQIVGLGLVATILALVIKEQKPMFAFLLAIASGVIIFYFLVGKIADVIRILERLAVQADLNLVFLETILKIIGIAYIAEFGAQMTRDAGQGAIASKIELAGKVLILVMAVPIIQIIIETVIDLLPA from the coding sequence ATGGAGATTGTACAAATTGTCGGACTAGGACTGGTGGCTACGATTCTCGCGCTAGTCATTAAGGAACAGAAGCCGATGTTCGCCTTTTTGCTGGCGATCGCGAGCGGAGTCATCATCTTTTACTTTCTCGTCGGAAAAATAGCAGATGTCATTCGGATTTTGGAAAGATTGGCGGTTCAAGCAGATCTGAACCTTGTGTTTCTGGAAACGATTCTAAAAATCATCGGAATTGCCTACATCGCTGAATTCGGTGCACAGATGACCCGAGATGCTGGACAAGGTGCGATTGCTTCGAAAATCGAGCTCGCTGGAAAAGTCCTCATACTGGTTATGGCTGTACCGATCATCCAAATCATTATCGAAACAGTGATCGACTTGTTGCCGGCATAA
- the spoIIIAC gene encoding stage III sporulation protein AC — translation MDFDLTPVFQIGAVGFITAILHTVLKQAGKEDIAHWATLVGFIIVLYMVSHYIGDLFSEVKRVFLFN, via the coding sequence GTGGATTTTGATTTGACACCTGTTTTCCAGATAGGAGCAGTAGGGTTCATTACAGCCATCCTGCATACGGTCCTGAAGCAGGCGGGCAAGGAAGATATAGCGCATTGGGCAACTCTGGTCGGATTCATCATTGTCCTGTACATGGTGTCCCATTACATCGGTGACTTGTTCTCCGAGGTAAAACGCGTCTTCCTGTTCAACTGA
- the spoIIIAB gene encoding stage III sporulation protein SpoIIIAB: MVKLMGAVLILFSASMVGWQIGKYYANRPVQLRALLVALQMLETEIVFGMTPLQRAFVKVGHRVSEEVGKVFLLAAEFLQTEKAHSAEEALQQAMNRLWTQTALRRQEREVLESLGQVLGSSDREDQQKHLRLAVTHLRGLEEEARAEQEKYEKMYKSLGFLGGLLVVILMF, from the coding sequence ATGGTCAAGCTGATGGGAGCCGTACTCATCCTGTTTTCGGCGTCGATGGTTGGTTGGCAGATCGGCAAATATTACGCGAATCGTCCCGTTCAGCTTCGGGCTCTGCTCGTTGCTCTGCAAATGCTCGAAACGGAAATCGTGTTCGGGATGACCCCATTACAGCGGGCGTTTGTGAAGGTCGGTCATCGCGTCTCCGAAGAGGTAGGGAAAGTATTTCTTCTGGCCGCTGAATTCCTGCAGACAGAAAAGGCGCATTCGGCTGAGGAAGCCTTGCAACAAGCAATGAATAGACTCTGGACTCAAACCGCCTTGCGCAGACAAGAACGAGAGGTGCTTGAGAGTCTAGGTCAGGTACTCGGATCATCCGATCGGGAAGACCAGCAAAAGCATTTGCGCCTAGCTGTCACCCACCTGCGAGGGCTGGAAGAGGAGGCTCGGGCAGAACAGGAAAAGTACGAAAAAATGTACAAGAGTTTGGGCTTTTTAGGTGGACTCTTGGTCGTCATCCTGATGTTCTAA
- the spoIIIAA gene encoding stage III sporulation protein AA, which produces MNEILAILPATLRTILTALPIAVRENLEEIRLRQNQPLEVRFGQQSSYVTLSGQITSIPAQGWLFSAEEAARLLNQVSQHSLYALEEELKRGYITVVGGHRIGIAGKVVLDKGEVKGIRDVTSFNIRIAREKKGAARKVMPYLFEDGKLLNTLLISPPQCGKTTLLRDMARTISYGSEWSSSRKVGIVDERSELAGCLQGVPQRDVGPRTDVLDACPKAAGMMMLIRSMSPDVLIVDEVGRAEDGDAVWEAIHAGVAVICSAHGASVKEVAERPMLGKLIRYGAFSRYIVLSRAKGVGTIQAIYDQSMNLVEREKVAWSS; this is translated from the coding sequence ATGAATGAGATCTTGGCGATTTTGCCAGCAACTTTACGCACGATTTTGACGGCCCTTCCTATCGCGGTAAGAGAGAATTTGGAAGAGATTCGGCTTCGGCAAAACCAGCCGCTAGAAGTCCGGTTTGGCCAACAATCTAGCTATGTGACACTGTCGGGGCAAATCACCTCGATACCCGCGCAAGGATGGCTGTTTTCAGCAGAAGAGGCTGCAAGGCTCTTAAATCAGGTTAGCCAGCATTCTCTCTATGCCTTGGAAGAAGAGTTGAAAAGGGGTTACATCACGGTGGTTGGCGGTCATCGCATTGGCATTGCTGGGAAAGTGGTGCTGGACAAAGGAGAAGTGAAGGGAATCAGAGATGTGACCAGCTTCAACATCCGGATTGCCCGCGAGAAAAAAGGCGCGGCCAGGAAGGTCATGCCGTATTTGTTTGAGGATGGCAAATTGCTGAACACGCTGCTCATCTCCCCACCCCAGTGCGGGAAGACAACCTTGCTACGTGATATGGCACGAACCATCAGCTACGGGAGCGAGTGGTCTTCAAGTCGCAAGGTAGGAATTGTGGACGAGCGTTCTGAGCTGGCGGGATGCTTGCAAGGAGTTCCTCAACGCGACGTCGGTCCACGAACGGATGTGCTTGATGCTTGCCCAAAAGCTGCAGGGATGATGATGCTGATTCGTTCCATGTCTCCTGATGTTCTGATTGTGGACGAGGTGGGGAGAGCGGAGGATGGCGACGCAGTCTGGGAAGCGATTCATGCAGGCGTAGCCGTCATTTGCTCGGCTCATGGAGCGAGCGTCAAGGAAGTAGCCGAACGCCCCATGCTGGGCAAGCTGATTCGCTATGGAGCCTTTTCCCGCTATATCGTACTCAGCCGTGCAAAAGGTGTCGGAACAATCCAGGCCATCTATGATCAAAGCATGAACCTGGTGGAAAGGGAGAAGGTTGCATGGTCAAGCTGA
- a CDS encoding CD1247 N-terminal domain-containing protein — MPESLANRIAYLQGLADGLEVGEKSSEGKMLVEMIEILNEVQGQLRELHARVEEAEDYVEALDEDLEDIELYLFEDDDDLYETVVDCEDEDDEDEYATFYDLDDDEDAQMFEGQVDPHLDTTYEFACPSCQKEIYLYEGKDEEGFRHYVIEPVDHKKTDNR; from the coding sequence ATGCCAGAATCATTGGCGAATCGAATCGCATACTTGCAAGGGTTGGCAGATGGGTTGGAAGTGGGTGAGAAGAGCTCCGAAGGAAAAATGTTGGTAGAGATGATTGAGATTCTAAATGAGGTGCAGGGTCAGCTAAGAGAGCTTCATGCGCGAGTGGAAGAGGCAGAGGATTATGTAGAGGCCTTGGATGAAGACTTAGAGGACATTGAGCTCTACCTTTTTGAAGATGATGATGACTTGTACGAAACGGTTGTCGATTGTGAGGACGAGGACGATGAAGACGAGTACGCGACTTTCTACGATTTGGATGATGATGAAGACGCACAAATGTTTGAAGGACAAGTAGATCCCCATCTCGATACGACCTACGAGTTCGCATGCCCTAGCTGCCAAAAAGAAATCTATCTGTATGAGGGCAAAGATGAGGAAGGTTTTAGACACTATGTAATAGAGCCGGTGGATCACAAGAAAACGGATAATCGATGA
- a CDS encoding YqhV family protein — protein MLEKAIMGMAALRVFSGSIEIIAALLILKVNQVEKALLINSGLAIVGPIILITTTTIGLLGMSDRVSFAKIAWILVGISCILIGVRK, from the coding sequence ATGTTGGAAAAAGCAATTATGGGTATGGCGGCACTTAGGGTCTTCTCAGGCAGTATCGAGATCATTGCAGCTTTGCTCATTTTGAAAGTGAACCAGGTCGAAAAAGCTCTGCTCATTAATTCAGGTCTTGCAATCGTCGGGCCAATCATCTTGATCACCACTACGACAATCGGTTTATTAGGCATGTCGGATCGGGTTAGCTTTGCCAAAATTGCTTGGATTTTGGTGGGGATCTCCTGCATCTTGATTGGCGTCCGCAAATGA
- the comA gene encoding phosphosulfolactate synthase, giving the protein MIECDQSFLPDSWANPSGQIREKPRVKGLTMVIDKGLGLTAYSDLLALAAPYIDLYKLGFGTIALYPLEILNQKLTLAKQHGVHIMPGGTFFEIAIRHNTIADYMKLIRSLGFTAVEISDGTFPLSFAQRQEAINYALDNDLVVYTEVGKKAADYRACREELLETLSFDLHNGASHVIVEARESGTVGVCDGDGKIDDSFVRDIVNAAKEKASRLIWEAPQKDQQVCFIKAIGSDVNLGNIAYTDVFSVETLRRGLRGDTALIIDSGRCFPCE; this is encoded by the coding sequence ATGATAGAGTGTGATCAATCGTTTTTGCCTGACAGCTGGGCAAACCCGTCCGGGCAAATACGAGAGAAGCCCCGTGTGAAGGGCTTAACCATGGTCATTGACAAAGGCCTTGGACTTACCGCTTATTCCGACTTGTTAGCGTTGGCTGCTCCCTATATCGATCTATACAAACTCGGTTTTGGCACCATCGCTCTGTATCCCCTCGAAATACTCAACCAAAAACTGACCCTCGCAAAACAACATGGCGTACACATCATGCCAGGAGGAACTTTTTTTGAAATCGCTATTCGTCACAATACGATTGCAGATTATATGAAGCTGATTCGCTCGCTCGGTTTTACTGCGGTAGAAATATCCGATGGAACGTTCCCTTTATCCTTCGCACAGCGTCAGGAAGCCATTAATTACGCGTTAGACAATGATCTGGTGGTCTACACTGAGGTCGGGAAAAAAGCGGCCGACTATCGCGCATGTCGAGAGGAATTGCTGGAGACGCTTAGCTTTGACCTGCACAATGGTGCCAGTCACGTTATTGTGGAAGCGAGAGAGAGTGGTACTGTCGGCGTATGCGACGGTGACGGCAAGATTGACGATTCCTTTGTCCGAGACATCGTCAATGCCGCCAAGGAAAAAGCCTCCCGACTGATCTGGGAAGCCCCACAAAAAGATCAACAGGTTTGCTTCATCAAAGCCATTGGCAGCGACGTTAATCTCGGAAATATAGCCTATACGGATGTATTCTCTGTAGAGACGCTACGGCGAGGATTGCGCGGCGATACAGCCCTGATCATAGATAGTGGGAGGTGTTTTCCGTGCGAATAG
- a CDS encoding 2-phosphosulfolactate phosphatase — protein MRIEVVPTVEEIRFEQINNHVVIVIDVLRASSTIVTALGNGFRSVIPVETIGQANSLRANDCILAGERHCKKIPEFDCNNSPTEIASLGKTGSQLILTTTNGTRAIQKAERASALLIGCFLNATACVRHALSFHLDITLYCAGTRSEFALEDGLAAGLMIAQAQQSLPTIQICDLGEVLKASYLYYAGKLNELLPHTTTGKRLIQHHLASDIRYCAQVDQYQIVPYIKEKRILPHLVS, from the coding sequence GTGCGAATAGAAGTGGTGCCGACCGTGGAAGAAATTCGTTTTGAACAGATCAACAATCATGTTGTCATCGTCATTGATGTGCTTCGTGCCTCCAGTACGATTGTCACCGCATTAGGCAATGGTTTTCGTAGCGTCATCCCGGTCGAAACCATTGGGCAAGCGAACTCCCTGCGCGCCAACGACTGTATTTTGGCGGGTGAGCGCCACTGTAAGAAAATCCCCGAATTCGACTGCAACAACTCGCCAACCGAAATCGCTTCTCTGGGGAAAACGGGGAGCCAGCTTATTCTCACCACGACGAACGGGACTCGCGCGATCCAAAAAGCAGAACGTGCCTCTGCTCTCTTGATTGGCTGCTTCTTGAATGCCACTGCATGCGTGCGGCACGCTCTTTCGTTTCATCTCGATATTACACTGTACTGTGCAGGTACCCGGTCGGAATTCGCTCTGGAGGACGGTCTGGCTGCCGGCTTGATGATCGCGCAGGCACAACAATCGTTACCGACCATCCAAATTTGTGATCTGGGTGAAGTTCTAAAAGCGAGCTACCTTTACTACGCAGGAAAGCTGAACGAACTGCTACCCCACACAACAACAGGAAAAAGGCTGATCCAGCATCATCTCGCAAGCGATATACGTTACTGCGCTCAAGTGGATCAGTATCAAATCGTTCCTTATATCAAGGAGAAACGCATACTCCCACACCTTGTCTCATAA
- a CDS encoding DUF441 domain-containing protein, with the protein MMSGEVMLVILIVIGLIGRSPIIATAASILLVLKLTALERFFPTVERRGLELGLLFLTISVLVPFASEKISWKDVTPLFTTVVGLTALAGGAIATWMNGKGLDLLRSEPHMIVGLVIGSIIGIVFFRGIPVGPLMAAGITAFVLKLWEWFGSK; encoded by the coding sequence ATGATGTCTGGAGAAGTGATGCTCGTCATCCTGATCGTTATCGGTCTTATTGGGCGCTCGCCTATTATTGCCACTGCCGCGAGCATATTGTTGGTGTTAAAGTTAACGGCACTGGAGCGTTTTTTCCCAACGGTAGAACGTCGCGGTTTGGAGCTCGGCCTGCTCTTTTTGACCATTTCCGTACTGGTTCCATTCGCCAGCGAGAAAATATCATGGAAAGACGTCACGCCTCTTTTCACTACGGTCGTCGGCTTAACCGCACTGGCTGGTGGCGCCATTGCCACCTGGATGAATGGAAAAGGACTCGATTTGCTGCGCTCTGAGCCACATATGATTGTCGGACTCGTCATTGGCTCGATTATTGGGATTGTGTTTTTTCGCGGGATTCCCGTTGGTCCTTTGATGGCTGCTGGCATTACAGCGTTTGTGTTGAAGCTGTGGGAATGGTTTGGTAGCAAATAA
- a CDS encoding DUF4179 domain-containing protein yields MNCSKTEELRKYLADELSAGESRLLERHVEDCLLCQRQMMEEEDSGEEFPSLHVPSALPTDFTAQVMTALEQVKLPKPKPNWKKRSVNILKKTALAVASVTAIITFGSMVSPTFASYVNSVIQSIQGIDQGMKQAAEKGYVQEINKKVTDQGITLVVKEVVADPARMAIIANIVDQNGKRIPFDPEKDAFSLTYKTKSGEDLNPGGGGYSYGQEGEYLVVSHDIFRFLKDSKSLPDEMIVGVEASMLNGKEGSWKVEFPVDMKKARAVANYTEIGQKYTTNGIEIVLQNMMTVPSTSMMEMEINWTKEREEQIQKWKEQNGWIVKEPKTGVFTEAERMERYFIDMGVAFQIFDEKGNVVAGWDDALHEELNQIRKNNVKHSYRGKVHDDGKGVTKWNGITPLIKDQSYKLKMHSLYLYEPSKFKATIPVDTLLKDKVTVTDSDSTYTLTGFTLKTTEEEEIIGNETYFGKGALISFSAILPEGIVDTSEWSAQDESKQKYNVSRNGTYKRGKDGRVHVEGTFFIRDLEKQPKELKLSHAIQQRQYQDLNWEVPFETSNNAKR; encoded by the coding sequence ATGAATTGCTCCAAAACTGAAGAGTTGCGCAAGTATTTGGCTGATGAGCTATCAGCAGGTGAATCTAGACTGCTGGAACGACATGTCGAAGACTGCCTGCTCTGTCAGCGGCAGATGATGGAGGAAGAGGATAGCGGCGAGGAGTTTCCGAGCCTGCACGTTCCAAGCGCGTTGCCCACAGATTTTACTGCCCAGGTGATGACGGCATTAGAGCAAGTGAAATTGCCGAAGCCAAAACCAAACTGGAAAAAAAGGAGTGTAAACATTTTGAAGAAAACTGCATTAGCCGTAGCGAGTGTCACGGCAATCATTACGTTTGGGTCCATGGTATCTCCAACTTTTGCGAGCTACGTAAACAGTGTCATACAATCCATACAAGGCATCGACCAAGGAATGAAGCAGGCAGCAGAGAAGGGTTATGTCCAGGAAATCAATAAAAAGGTGACGGATCAAGGGATTACACTGGTTGTCAAAGAAGTGGTTGCAGACCCAGCGCGGATGGCGATTATCGCCAATATCGTGGATCAAAATGGCAAGCGTATCCCGTTTGATCCGGAAAAAGACGCATTTTCGCTTACTTACAAAACCAAGTCAGGTGAAGACCTAAATCCTGGGGGTGGGGGCTATTCCTACGGTCAAGAAGGAGAATATCTTGTCGTCAGCCATGATATTTTCCGATTCTTGAAAGATAGCAAGTCATTACCAGATGAGATGATCGTCGGTGTCGAAGCAAGCATGTTGAATGGGAAAGAAGGTAGCTGGAAGGTAGAGTTTCCGGTTGATATGAAAAAGGCAAGGGCAGTGGCGAACTATACAGAGATCGGACAAAAATACACGACAAATGGTATTGAGATCGTTCTGCAAAACATGATGACGGTACCGAGCACGAGTATGATGGAAATGGAAATTAACTGGACAAAAGAAAGAGAAGAACAAATCCAAAAATGGAAAGAGCAAAACGGCTGGATTGTAAAAGAGCCAAAAACAGGTGTATTCACAGAAGCGGAGAGAATGGAGAGGTATTTTATCGACATGGGAGTCGCGTTCCAAATATTCGATGAAAAAGGGAACGTGGTAGCAGGATGGGACGATGCGTTGCATGAAGAACTTAACCAAATTCGAAAGAACAACGTAAAGCACTCGTACCGCGGAAAAGTGCATGATGACGGTAAAGGAGTTACGAAATGGAATGGGATAACTCCACTAATAAAGGATCAATCGTACAAATTAAAAATGCACTCCCTGTACCTGTATGAGCCATCGAAATTTAAGGCAACCATCCCGGTGGATACCTTGTTAAAGGATAAAGTGACCGTGACGGACAGTGACAGCACCTATACCTTGACAGGCTTTACCTTAAAAACAACGGAGGAAGAAGAAATAATCGGGAATGAGACCTATTTTGGAAAGGGTGCACTGATCTCGTTCTCGGCCATTCTTCCAGAAGGGATTGTTGACACGAGCGAATGGTCAGCACAGGATGAGTCTAAACAAAAATACAATGTCTCCCGCAACGGAACTTATAAGCGAGGTAAGGATGGGCGCGTGCACGTAGAAGGAACATTCTTCATCCGCGACCTTGAAAAACAGCCGAAAGAATTAAAGCTGTCACACGCTATCCAACAGCGCCAATACCAAGACCTCAACTGGGAAGTTCCATTTGAGACGTCCAATAACGCCAAACGCTAA
- a CDS encoding RNA polymerase sigma factor, which translates to MQDDWLLIQQVQTGHRDAYAHLVDKYKDRLYSYLYRMTGQQQDAQDLTQEAFIKAYCQLDKYKPTDAFLAWLYRIASNLCIDAWRKNKHYAKTPLEETRLIESDTPEKAYLEKEKQDTLQQQIMALGEEYRVVFLLKYLEQMSYKEISEILHVPVTTVQMRIHHAKKKLRASIAQEMSGGAAIYELLQN; encoded by the coding sequence TTGCAGGATGATTGGTTGCTCATACAACAGGTACAAACAGGGCATCGGGATGCCTACGCGCACCTGGTCGACAAGTACAAAGATCGATTATACAGCTATCTTTATCGAATGACGGGGCAGCAACAGGATGCCCAAGACCTGACACAAGAGGCATTCATTAAAGCGTACTGTCAATTGGATAAGTATAAGCCGACCGATGCTTTTTTGGCCTGGCTGTATCGGATTGCGTCCAACTTGTGTATAGACGCGTGGCGCAAGAATAAGCACTACGCCAAAACACCTTTGGAAGAGACAAGGCTGATAGAATCCGATACACCCGAAAAAGCTTATTTGGAAAAAGAAAAGCAAGATACCTTGCAGCAGCAAATCATGGCGTTGGGTGAAGAATACCGCGTTGTGTTTTTGCTGAAATACTTGGAACAGATGAGCTACAAAGAGATTAGCGAAATTTTGCATGTTCCGGTCACAACTGTACAAATGCGTATCCATCACGCCAAGAAAAAGCTCCGGGCTAGTATCGCGCAAGAAATGTCAGGAGGTGCTGCTATCTATGAATTGCTCCAAAACTGA
- the ant(6) gene encoding aminoglycoside 6-adenylyltransferase yields the protein MRTEQEMMGMLIDFARRDDRIRLVTLEGSRTNKNILADPFQDYDISYFVTEMDSFKENDQWLDVFGNRIMMQKPEDMELFPSELGNWFSYLMLFEDGNKVDLTLIPIDETEQYFADSDGLVEVLLDKDELVKHEVIASDHQYWIKKPTAREFDDCCNEFWMVSTYVVKGLARKEILFAIDHLNEIARPNLLRMMAWQIGCEKGFTFSVGKNYKFIEHHLPKEDWEALLSTYRESGYADMWEALFTCYELFRKYAKAVAESLGYPYPDYDEAITGYAENIYHSWK from the coding sequence TTGAGAACGGAACAAGAAATGATGGGCATGCTGATCGATTTCGCCAGGAGGGATGATCGAATCCGCTTGGTAACCTTGGAAGGGTCACGCACGAACAAAAATATACTCGCTGATCCATTCCAAGATTATGATATTTCGTATTTTGTGACAGAAATGGATTCTTTCAAGGAAAATGATCAATGGCTCGATGTTTTTGGGAATCGAATCATGATGCAAAAACCGGAAGATATGGAGCTTTTTCCGTCCGAGTTAGGGAATTGGTTTTCCTATCTCATGCTATTTGAGGATGGAAATAAAGTAGATCTGACGTTGATTCCGATAGACGAGACAGAGCAGTATTTTGCCGATAGCGACGGCCTGGTTGAGGTTTTACTGGATAAGGACGAGCTTGTCAAACACGAGGTGATCGCTTCCGATCATCAATATTGGATCAAAAAGCCAACTGCTAGAGAGTTTGATGACTGCTGCAATGAATTTTGGATGGTTTCTACTTACGTTGTCAAAGGTCTGGCGAGAAAAGAAATCCTGTTTGCGATTGACCATCTCAACGAAATCGCCCGACCGAATCTATTGCGAATGATGGCTTGGCAAATCGGATGTGAGAAAGGGTTTACCTTTAGTGTCGGGAAAAATTACAAATTTATCGAACACCATCTTCCAAAAGAAGATTGGGAAGCGCTACTGTCCACTTATCGCGAAAGTGGCTACGCAGACATGTGGGAAGCGTTATTCACTTGCTATGAGCTATTTCGAAAGTACGCCAAAGCGGTGGCAGAAAGCCTCGGATATCCGTATCCAGATTACGATGAAGCCATTACCGGGTATGCGGAAAATATCTACCATTCATGGAAATGA